The following coding sequences are from one Gossypium raimondii isolate GPD5lz chromosome 4, ASM2569854v1, whole genome shotgun sequence window:
- the LOC105780255 gene encoding abscisic acid receptor PYL8: MNGNSNGFGSAGAVAATEFVRRHHRHETGENQCSSAVVKRIKAPVPLVWSLVRRFDQPQKYKPFVSRCVAQGNLEIGSLREVDVKSGLPATTSTERLELLDDDEHILSIRIIGGDHRLKNYSSIISLHPEIIDGRPGTLVIESFVVDVPEGNTKDETCYFVEALIKCNLKSLADVSEGLAVQDRTEPIDL; this comes from the exons atgaatgggaatAGCAATGGATTTGGGAGTGCCGGTGCGGTGGCGGCGACTGAGTTTGTAAGGAGACATCATCGACATGAGACTGGAGAGAATCAGTGTAGTTCTGCCGTCGTCAAGCGGATCAAAGCTCCTGTTCCTCTC gTTTGGTCTCTGGTGAGGCGATTTGACCAACCTCAAAAGTATAAACCCTTTGTCAGCCGGTGTGTTGCACAAGGAAACCTTGAAATTGGGAGTCTTAGAGAAGTTGATGTCAAGTCAGGGCTACCGGCTACTACAAGCACCGAAAGACTCGAACTCCTTGATGATGATGAGCATATCCTCAGCATCCGGATTATTGGTGGGGATCATAGACTTAAG AACTACTCGTCAATCATCTCACTCCATCCAGAGATCATAGATGGCAGACCTGGGACTCTAGTCATTGAATCCTTTGTGGTGGATGTGCCCGAGGGAAACACAAAGGATGAGACATGCTACTTTGTTGAAGCTTTGATCAAGTGCAATCTCAAATCTCTTGCAGATGTTTCAGAAGGGCTAGCAGTGCAGGACCGGACAGAACCCATTGATCTTTGA